The following coding sequences lie in one Methylotuvimicrobium alcaliphilum 20Z genomic window:
- a CDS encoding DUF2939 domain-containing protein, whose amino-acid sequence MALPFRFLSLLLLAACTAFALGPWWAMRSIAQAADERDEAQWHALVRTDHLQTYAGKLLEAMLDLRMYADMKNDTREALRDNSDGKRLVESTARLLAGPQGFRHLLCGELTDDPNGEAQGQAGCWALDGSVRWESPIKARVGFTNPETLWQSELVLLRIGLFQWQAIAVDLPADAILKRFTQSLGLESK is encoded by the coding sequence ATGGCGCTACCTTTTCGTTTTTTATCGTTGCTGTTACTCGCGGCATGTACGGCTTTCGCATTGGGCCCTTGGTGGGCGATGCGTTCGATTGCCCAGGCCGCGGACGAGCGGGACGAGGCGCAATGGCATGCGCTGGTGAGAACCGATCATTTGCAAACCTATGCCGGTAAGTTGCTCGAAGCCATGTTGGATTTGCGCATGTACGCGGATATGAAAAACGACACGCGCGAAGCATTGCGCGACAATTCGGACGGCAAGCGGCTGGTCGAAAGCACCGCGCGGCTGTTGGCCGGGCCGCAAGGTTTCAGGCATTTGCTGTGCGGCGAGTTGACCGATGACCCGAACGGCGAAGCGCAGGGCCAAGCCGGTTGTTGGGCGTTGGACGGTTCGGTTCGGTGGGAGTCGCCGATCAAGGCGCGGGTCGGCTTTACCAATCCCGAAACGCTTTGGCAATCCGAGTTGGTTTTGCTGCGCATCGGTTTGTTTCAATGGCAAGCGATCGCGGTCGATTTGCCGGCCGATGCCATTTTAAAACGCTTTACTCAGTCGCTGGGGTTGGAGTCTAAGTAA